Proteins from a genomic interval of Deltaproteobacteria bacterium:
- a CDS encoding cohesin domain-containing protein has product MQDRSLGVRARCRRAAVLATAALVTVPAWLAAAPAGAVSLGLSPPAVSPVPGGSFSVDLLVADLGGTVVGAFDVTLGFDPLALAVTGVSFDVELGAIPAEASAEAIAGSGTLSLAGFSLLPAAALEALQGDPVRLATIVFGVTSAAPSAITITAALLGDGAGAPITLTAPPSGTNVTPIPEPAGTLLFGSGLCLAAVVSRRRAAPA; this is encoded by the coding sequence ATGCAGGACCGGAGCCTGGGGGTGCGAGCTCGCTGCCGGCGGGCGGCGGTGCTCGCGACGGCGGCGCTCGTGACGGTCCCGGCCTGGCTCGCGGCAGCGCCGGCGGGCGCCGTCTCGCTCGGGCTCTCGCCGCCCGCGGTGAGCCCCGTGCCGGGCGGCTCGTTCAGCGTCGACCTGCTCGTCGCGGACCTCGGCGGCACCGTCGTCGGCGCCTTCGACGTGACGCTCGGCTTCGACCCGCTGGCGCTCGCCGTCACCGGCGTGAGCTTCGACGTAGAGCTCGGCGCGATCCCGGCCGAGGCGAGCGCCGAGGCGATCGCTGGCAGCGGCACGCTCTCGCTCGCCGGGTTCTCGCTCCTCCCGGCGGCCGCGCTCGAGGCCCTCCAGGGCGACCCGGTCCGGCTCGCCACGATCGTGTTCGGGGTGACGAGCGCGGCGCCGAGCGCGATCACGATCACGGCGGCGCTGCTCGGCGACGGCGCGGGCGCACCGATCACGCTCACCGCACCCCCATCCGGCACGAACGTGACACCGATTCCGGAGCCGGCGGGCACCCTGCTCTTCGGGTCGGGCCTCTGCCTGGCGGCCGTCGTCTCGCGGAGGCGCGCAGCGCCTGCCTGA
- a CDS encoding PQQ-dependent sugar dehydrogenase, translated as MSPRFASMIALALTLGAAAARSQELSAERVATDLDAPMTVAAPPGDARLFIVERAGTIRVLQNGSVLPGAFLDIRGDVETNGEGGLLGLAFAPDFYDSGQFFVYYTAPDATAGGDLESRLSRFIVTGTPATSNDANEASEQILYQLDQPAANHNGGTLAIRDGWLYLGLGDGGGGGGDRAQDDAQDFGKMLRFDLDDVSVPWEPEHWAKGLRNPFRFSFDRETADLYIGDVGQNAFEEIDVERADSPGGRNYGWDVEEGSSCYDSRPALPCGDPSLVRPVFEYAHVGSGWCSGSVTGGSVYRGSAYPALDGLYLFADYCRHKIWSLRWNRSTGEAEEVVERTGTIDVTPQGAEIEDITAIAEDGFGELYFVDAGGELFRLVPEPGAGAAAVAAAALGSLAALRRRRNERVR; from the coding sequence ATGAGCCCGCGCTTCGCCTCCATGATCGCCCTGGCCCTTACCCTTGGCGCCGCCGCCGCTCGTTCCCAGGAGCTGTCCGCCGAGCGCGTGGCGACGGACCTCGACGCTCCGATGACCGTGGCGGCTCCGCCCGGCGACGCGCGGCTCTTCATCGTCGAGCGCGCGGGCACGATCCGGGTCCTGCAGAACGGCTCCGTGCTGCCCGGCGCCTTCCTCGACATCCGAGGGGACGTCGAGACCAACGGCGAAGGCGGGCTCCTGGGCCTCGCCTTCGCCCCCGACTTCTACGACAGCGGACAGTTCTTCGTGTACTACACGGCTCCCGACGCCACGGCCGGGGGAGACCTCGAGAGCCGCCTCTCGCGCTTCATCGTGACCGGCACTCCGGCCACCTCGAACGACGCCAACGAGGCCAGCGAGCAGATCCTCTACCAGCTCGACCAACCTGCGGCGAACCACAACGGCGGGACGCTCGCGATCCGCGACGGCTGGCTCTACCTCGGGCTCGGCGACGGCGGCGGCGGCGGCGGGGATCGTGCGCAGGACGACGCCCAGGACTTCGGCAAGATGCTGCGCTTCGACCTCGACGACGTGTCGGTGCCCTGGGAGCCCGAGCACTGGGCCAAGGGCCTGCGCAACCCGTTCCGCTTCTCCTTCGACCGCGAGACCGCCGACCTCTACATCGGCGACGTCGGCCAGAACGCCTTCGAAGAGATCGACGTCGAGCGGGCCGACAGCCCGGGCGGCCGGAACTACGGCTGGGACGTCGAGGAGGGGAGCAGTTGCTACGACTCGAGGCCCGCGCTGCCCTGCGGCGACCCGAGCCTGGTGAGGCCGGTCTTCGAGTACGCGCACGTCGGCTCGGGCTGGTGCAGCGGATCGGTGACGGGTGGCTCGGTGTACCGCGGTAGCGCCTACCCGGCGCTCGACGGCCTCTACCTCTTCGCCGACTACTGCCGCCACAAGATCTGGAGCCTGCGCTGGAACCGGTCGACCGGTGAAGCCGAGGAGGTCGTCGAGCGCACCGGCACGATCGACGTCACGCCGCAGGGCGCCGAGATCGAGGACATCACCGCGATCGCCGAGGACGGCTTCGGGGAGCTCTACTTCGTGGACGCCGGCGGCGAGCTGTTCCGGCTGGTGCCGGAGCCGGGCGCGGGAGCCGCTGCCGTCGCCGCCGCCGCGCTCGGGTCGCTCGCTGCGCTCCGGCGCCGGCGCAACGAACGGGTCCGTTAG
- a CDS encoding ester cyclase: MIVQTDAAASAADLRTLGAYSARMAAGDFDAVFDTFAPEFRTHVSARVNPEGAAGDIRGHERSYWASARAAFPDMRFRVELLIQSGDLVVSNWTLTGTHTGAPFFGVPPSGRPVTINGTAILRMRDGKVVEHWGGPHCAEGLGLAGARFGAA; encoded by the coding sequence ATGATCGTCCAGACCGACGCGGCCGCGAGCGCGGCCGACCTGCGCACCCTCGGCGCCTACAGCGCGCGCATGGCCGCCGGCGACTTCGACGCCGTCTTCGACACCTTCGCGCCGGAGTTCCGGACCCACGTGAGCGCGCGCGTGAACCCGGAGGGCGCCGCCGGCGACATCCGCGGCCACGAGCGGAGCTACTGGGCCTCCGCGCGCGCGGCCTTCCCGGACATGCGCTTCCGCGTCGAGCTGCTGATCCAGTCCGGCGATCTCGTCGTCTCGAACTGGACGCTCACGGGCACCCACACCGGCGCGCCCTTCTTCGGCGTCCCGCCCTCGGGCCGGCCCGTCACGATCAACGGCACCGCGATCCTGCGCATGCGCGATGGCAAGGTCGTCGAGCACTGGGGCGGGCCCCACTGCGCCGAGGGCCTCGGCCTCGCCGGGGCGCGCTTCGGCGCGGCCTGA
- a CDS encoding threonine dehydratase yields the protein MSGAATGWALGELEAAAAIVHEVFAPTPAIAWPLLAARCGTDVVVKHENHLPTGAFKVRGGLLYTRELAAREPAVHTLVAATRGNHGQSVAFAARRAGLAARIVVPHGNSATKNAAMRAYGATLVEHGRDFQEALEHARELGRAPGHHFVPSFQRTLVAGVASWALELFAQAGPLDRLYVPIGLGSGICGAIAVRDALGLATGIVGVVAEKAPSYALSFAQGEPVEAAPADTLADGLAVRLPDADALAVIRRGAERVVTVGEDEIRAAMRHYFTDTHNVAEGAGAAPLAALLQERGGARDPRERAGARDPRVGLVLTGGNVDAALYAEVLQAG from the coding sequence TTGAGCGGGGCCGCGACCGGCTGGGCGCTCGGCGAGCTCGAGGCGGCAGCCGCAATCGTGCACGAGGTGTTCGCGCCCACCCCGGCGATCGCCTGGCCGCTGCTCGCCGCGCGCTGCGGCACCGACGTCGTGGTGAAGCACGAGAACCACCTCCCGACCGGCGCGTTCAAGGTGCGCGGCGGGCTCCTCTACACGCGCGAGCTGGCGGCACGCGAGCCGGCGGTCCACACGCTGGTGGCCGCGACGCGCGGCAACCACGGGCAGAGCGTCGCCTTCGCCGCGCGCCGGGCCGGGCTGGCGGCGCGGATCGTGGTCCCGCACGGCAACAGCGCCACCAAGAACGCCGCCATGCGCGCCTACGGCGCCACGCTCGTCGAGCACGGGCGCGACTTCCAGGAGGCGCTCGAGCACGCTCGCGAGCTCGGCCGGGCCCCCGGCCATCACTTCGTGCCCTCCTTCCAGCGCACGCTCGTCGCGGGCGTGGCGAGCTGGGCGCTCGAGCTCTTCGCACAGGCGGGCCCGCTCGATCGGCTCTACGTCCCGATCGGGCTCGGCTCGGGGATCTGCGGCGCGATCGCGGTGCGCGACGCGCTCGGCCTCGCGACCGGCATCGTGGGCGTCGTCGCCGAGAAGGCCCCGAGCTACGCGCTCTCCTTCGCACAGGGTGAGCCGGTGGAAGCCGCGCCGGCCGACACGCTGGCCGACGGGCTCGCGGTGCGCCTTCCCGACGCCGATGCGCTCGCCGTGATCCGGCGCGGCGCGGAGCGGGTCGTCACGGTCGGCGAGGACGAGATCCGTGCCGCGATGCGGCACTACTTCACCGACACCCACAACGTCGCCGAGGGCGCGGGCGCAGCGCCGCTGGCGGCGCTGCTGCAAGAGCGCGGCGGGGCGCGCGATCCGCGGGAGCGCGCCGGGGCGCGCGATCCGCGGGTCGGGCTCGTGCTGACCGGCGGCAACGTCGACGCGGCGCTCTACGCCGAGGTGCTCCAGGCCGGCTGA
- a CDS encoding nitronate monooxygenase, protein MQTPFTIQVGCAAPIQLAGMPGISTVELAAAVADAGGLGMLGGAMMPALALDAALGALQQITPGAVGVTFLVPFLDPEVVSVASRRSRVVDFFYGAPDAEIVRVVHAGGALAAWQVGSGDEARAAADAGCDFVIAQGTEAGGHVRGRTSLLPLLDEVLAAAALPVLAAGGLASGRDLAAVLAAGAAGARIGTRFVASAESGAHPDYVAALLAARSGDTVLCETFSVGWPDAPHRVLRSAVAALEGLPDEPVGELRIAGTPVALPRGSVFSPTRETHGRIDAMALYAGEGVGQIRDVPPAREIVAALIRDAEALLARPR, encoded by the coding sequence GTGCAGACGCCGTTCACCATCCAGGTCGGCTGCGCGGCGCCGATCCAGCTTGCCGGCATGCCGGGGATCTCGACCGTCGAGCTTGCCGCCGCCGTGGCCGATGCCGGCGGGCTCGGGATGCTCGGCGGCGCCATGATGCCAGCGCTGGCCCTCGACGCCGCTCTGGGTGCGCTGCAGCAGATCACGCCGGGCGCCGTCGGCGTCACCTTCCTGGTCCCCTTCCTCGACCCCGAGGTCGTGTCGGTGGCCTCCCGCCGATCCCGGGTCGTCGACTTCTTCTACGGCGCTCCCGATGCGGAGATCGTGCGGGTCGTCCACGCCGGCGGCGCCCTCGCGGCCTGGCAGGTGGGCTCGGGCGACGAGGCGCGCGCCGCGGCGGATGCGGGCTGCGACTTCGTGATCGCCCAGGGCACCGAGGCGGGCGGCCACGTGCGGGGCCGCACGAGCCTCCTGCCGCTGCTCGACGAGGTGCTCGCTGCCGCGGCGCTGCCGGTGCTCGCAGCCGGCGGGCTCGCGAGCGGGCGCGACCTGGCCGCGGTGCTCGCCGCCGGCGCCGCCGGCGCGAGGATCGGCACGCGCTTCGTGGCGAGCGCCGAATCGGGCGCGCACCCGGATTACGTGGCCGCCCTGCTCGCTGCCCGCTCCGGTGACACCGTTCTCTGCGAGACGTTCTCCGTCGGGTGGCCCGATGCGCCCCACCGCGTGCTGCGCAGCGCGGTCGCGGCGCTCGAGGGCCTCCCCGACGAGCCGGTGGGCGAGCTGCGGATCGCGGGGACGCCGGTCGCGCTCCCGCGCGGCAGCGTCTTCTCGCCCACCCGGGAGACGCACGGGCGGATCGACGCGATGGCGCTCTATGCCGGTGAAGGCGTCGGGCAGATCCGCGACGTGCCGCCGGCGCGCGAGATCGTGGCCGCCCTGATCCGCGACGCCGAGGCCCTGCTGGCGCGACCGCGTTGA
- a CDS encoding HIT domain-containing protein, producing MDGWRCAACGFAQPRPIARLRVATLALYDDGRFPGRSLLVLDEHATLVEDLPVATARDLARDVWDAARAVRAAAGAARVNYAAFGNVVPHVHVHLVPRHGPWDTAPLATPWDHPEPERPLAAGEAERLVAAIRSALAVP from the coding sequence TTGGACGGGTGGCGCTGCGCCGCGTGCGGCTTCGCGCAGCCGCGCCCGATCGCACGGCTGCGGGTCGCGACGCTCGCGCTCTACGACGACGGCCGCTTTCCGGGCCGCTCGCTCCTGGTCCTCGACGAGCACGCCACCCTCGTCGAGGATCTGCCGGTCGCGACCGCGCGCGACCTCGCGCGCGACGTCTGGGACGCGGCCCGCGCGGTGCGGGCGGCGGCGGGCGCGGCACGCGTCAACTACGCCGCCTTCGGCAACGTCGTTCCGCACGTGCACGTGCACCTGGTCCCGCGCCACGGGCCCTGGGACACGGCGCCACTCGCCACGCCCTGGGATCACCCGGAGCCCGAACGGCCGCTCGCGGCCGGCGAGGCGGAGCGGCTCGTGGCGGCGATCCGGAGCGCGCTCGCGGTTCCGTGA
- a CDS encoding cytochrome P450 has protein sequence MSASTRFDRGSLDCISALRYEQAGYPYHEWAWLREHEPVAWIEHPDYDPFWAITKHADVIELSKQPALFENAPRLAVFSNKLPPPPEAEIHHLLNMDPPDHGKYRNVASRQFTPRVVHGLHEKVERITREVLDEAASRGQGDFVRDVSAPITIAVIAEMLGVPARDRGLLFRWTNEVIAPEDPEFQRGGGPESTLEAARIELFQYFDAMARERRERPREDIVSVVANGAVDDAALGAVELLSYYLLLVVAGNETTRNAMTGGMIAFLEHPAEWARLRRDEGVLDLAVEEVVRWVTPVIQFCRTPRRDYVLRGRTIRAGQSTCLFYPSANRDEEIFEDPDVFRVDRSPNRHLGFGVGEHVCLGAHLARLELRCAFAALRERLVFAELDGPVERARSSFVGGIKRAPMRWEIRA, from the coding sequence ATGAGCGCATCGACCCGCTTCGATCGTGGCTCGCTCGATTGCATCTCGGCCCTCCGCTACGAGCAGGCCGGCTACCCCTATCACGAATGGGCGTGGCTGCGGGAGCACGAGCCGGTCGCCTGGATCGAGCATCCCGACTACGACCCGTTCTGGGCGATCACGAAGCACGCCGACGTGATCGAGCTCTCGAAGCAGCCCGCCTTGTTCGAGAACGCGCCACGCCTCGCCGTGTTCAGCAACAAGCTGCCGCCGCCGCCCGAGGCGGAGATCCACCACCTGCTCAACATGGATCCGCCGGACCACGGCAAGTACCGCAACGTCGCGAGCCGGCAGTTCACGCCGCGCGTGGTCCACGGGCTCCACGAGAAGGTGGAACGCATCACGCGCGAGGTGCTCGACGAGGCTGCCTCCCGCGGCCAGGGCGACTTCGTGCGCGACGTCTCGGCGCCGATCACGATCGCCGTGATCGCCGAGATGCTCGGGGTCCCGGCCCGCGACCGGGGGCTCCTGTTCCGCTGGACCAACGAGGTGATCGCGCCCGAGGATCCCGAGTTCCAGCGCGGGGGCGGCCCCGAGAGCACGCTCGAGGCGGCCCGGATCGAGCTGTTCCAGTACTTCGACGCGATGGCGCGCGAGCGGCGCGAGCGGCCGCGCGAGGACATCGTGAGCGTGGTGGCCAACGGCGCCGTGGACGACGCGGCGCTCGGCGCCGTGGAGCTCCTCTCCTACTACCTGCTGCTGGTCGTGGCCGGCAACGAGACCACGCGCAACGCCATGACCGGCGGGATGATCGCGTTCCTCGAGCACCCGGCCGAGTGGGCCCGGCTGCGCCGCGACGAGGGCGTGCTCGACCTGGCGGTCGAGGAGGTGGTGCGCTGGGTGACGCCGGTGATCCAGTTCTGCCGCACGCCGCGCCGCGACTACGTCCTGCGCGGCCGCACGATCCGCGCTGGCCAGAGCACCTGCCTCTTCTACCCCTCGGCGAACCGCGACGAGGAGATCTTCGAGGACCCGGACGTGTTCCGCGTCGATCGCAGCCCGAACCGCCACCTGGGCTTCGGGGTCGGCGAGCACGTCTGCCTGGGTGCGCACCTGGCGCGCCTCGAGCTGCGCTGCGCCTTCGCGGCGCTGCGCGAGCGGCTGGTCTTCGCGGAACTCGACGGGCCCGTCGAGCGCGCGCGCTCGAGCTTCGTCGGCGGGATCAAGCGGGCGCCGATGCGCTGGGAGATCCGGGCCTAG